In Leptodesmis sichuanensis A121, the following are encoded in one genomic region:
- a CDS encoding sulfurtransferase, which yields MTGSQNWHEIKSLVSPAWLYEHLAHPRIAIADCRFALMQPELGQHQYQEAHIPGAYYLDLNQDLSSPVGKHGGRHPLPDPALLAEKLAAMGVNSESPEGPTLVIAYDDSRMAFASRLWWLLRYLGHEQVAVLDGGFAAWKAAGYPISTTPSLAQSGRFIPKLQTDRAVDIEQVKTRKDLPTVSLVDSREPERYRGEKEPIDPIAGHIPGAVNYPWQDVTTEQGYARPIAEQRDRWATLADSEEIIVYCGSGVTACVNLLSLDLAGIPNAKLYPGSWSDWCSYQE from the coding sequence GTGACGGGTTCACAAAATTGGCATGAGATCAAATCGCTAGTCTCACCTGCCTGGTTATATGAGCATTTGGCGCATCCCAGAATTGCGATCGCAGACTGTCGGTTTGCCTTAATGCAACCGGAGTTAGGCCAACACCAATATCAGGAGGCTCATATTCCCGGTGCCTACTACCTTGACTTAAACCAGGATTTGTCCAGCCCGGTTGGCAAGCACGGAGGACGGCATCCCTTACCTGACCCAGCGCTTCTGGCAGAAAAACTGGCTGCCATGGGCGTGAATTCAGAATCCCCAGAAGGGCCAACTCTAGTCATTGCCTATGATGATTCTCGGATGGCCTTTGCATCACGTCTTTGGTGGCTGCTTCGTTACCTGGGACATGAGCAGGTCGCCGTCCTGGATGGTGGTTTTGCGGCCTGGAAAGCGGCGGGCTATCCTATCAGCACTACCCCATCCCTGGCTCAGTCGGGCCGCTTCATTCCCAAACTGCAGACCGATCGAGCCGTTGATATTGAGCAGGTGAAAACGCGGAAGGATTTACCAACGGTGAGTTTAGTGGATTCACGGGAACCTGAGCGGTATCGCGGGGAAAAGGAACCGATCGACCCGATCGCGGGCCATATTCCAGGAGCGGTGAACTATCCCTGGCAGGATGTGACAACGGAACAGGGCTATGCTCGACCGATCGCTGAGCAACGCGATCGCTGGGCTACTCTTGCTGATTCAGAGGAAATTATTGTTTACTGTGGCTCTGGCGTGACAGCCTGTGTGAATCTACTGTCCTTAGACCTGGCGGGTATCCCCAATGCCAAACTCTATCCCGGAAGTTGGAGTGATTGGTGTTCGTACCAGGAATGA
- a CDS encoding FecR domain-containing protein, translating to MITRSLLTFTLALCSAATLLPSIVSAQTPLNRATIQNLRNKVDLTAKQQTRPAQKADVMTPGDALRTYRQAMAELRFNDNSLARLGEQALFQFMPNSRNFDLQQGTVLLFITPGQGRTRIRTPNAAAGIRGSALFVRYIPDSKVTLIGALTNSGIEISNGDACNSSQTVALKAGQLGYVFNCQIGIYNFDLRKFQETSPLFKEANLDQNPEVSAEISQALSEQGTFVGNSESNPDWTKIAENRQTSPVAARPTNAKDLASIPFQPQVDATQVSKINSAAASAASSPSAAASVAPPAAIVTIVRPPEIPAAAAPASTSLPSPPNDRPTPVTAPPISAPNTPSASVPERPTPPVQVPVTPTTSVTPTTPPTSAIPATPTTPATPAIPATPPVTGGAGATPATPAVPATPAIPATPPVTGGAGATPATPATPATTAPVVVPPTTPTVVTSPPVTPTVTTPTATPVATTPAVTPVVDTPIIQPAPAPTPTTAPTTPTTSTTTPITTPAETGAGGQTPANTTRPVPIVQPVTQ from the coding sequence ATGATTACTCGATCACTCCTCACGTTCACCTTAGCGCTTTGTAGTGCAGCCACCCTGCTACCTTCGATCGTCAGTGCTCAGACTCCGCTGAACCGAGCTACTATCCAGAATCTGCGCAACAAGGTTGATCTGACTGCCAAGCAGCAAACCCGTCCTGCTCAAAAGGCAGACGTGATGACACCAGGGGATGCCTTGAGAACCTATCGGCAAGCCATGGCAGAGTTACGCTTCAACGATAACTCCCTGGCTCGATTGGGGGAACAGGCTCTGTTTCAATTTATGCCTAATTCCCGCAACTTTGATCTGCAACAGGGGACGGTGTTGCTATTTATCACTCCGGGGCAGGGACGAACCCGCATTAGAACTCCCAATGCCGCGGCAGGGATTCGTGGTTCTGCCCTGTTTGTGCGCTACATTCCCGACAGTAAGGTGACTCTGATTGGTGCCCTCACCAATAGTGGGATTGAGATTTCCAATGGCGATGCCTGCAACAGTTCACAAACCGTTGCCTTGAAGGCTGGACAATTGGGATACGTATTTAACTGTCAAATTGGCATTTATAACTTTGATTTAAGAAAATTTCAGGAGACCAGCCCTCTGTTTAAAGAGGCAAACCTGGATCAAAATCCAGAAGTGAGCGCGGAAATTAGTCAGGCTCTCAGTGAACAGGGAACCTTCGTTGGCAACTCTGAAAGCAACCCCGATTGGACGAAAATTGCAGAAAACCGTCAAACTTCTCCTGTGGCAGCCAGACCCACAAATGCCAAAGACCTGGCATCTATCCCTTTCCAACCACAAGTAGATGCTACTCAGGTCTCCAAAATTAATAGTGCTGCAGCCTCGGCGGCTAGTAGCCCGTCAGCTGCAGCCTCAGTTGCTCCTCCAGCCGCAATTGTAACCATCGTTCGGCCACCAGAAATTCCTGCAGCTGCTGCTCCAGCATCTACTTCTCTACCATCTCCTCCTAACGATCGGCCTACTCCCGTCACAGCTCCACCGATCAGTGCTCCCAATACTCCATCAGCCAGTGTCCCTGAACGGCCTACCCCGCCTGTTCAAGTTCCAGTCACTCCAACGACCTCAGTGACCCCAACCACTCCGCCTACTTCAGCGATTCCAGCGACTCCGACGACTCCAGCCACTCCAGCCATTCCAGCCACTCCACCAGTCACTGGAGGAGCAGGGGCCACTCCCGCCACTCCCGCGGTTCCAGCCACTCCAGCCATTCCAGCCACTCCACCAGTCACTGGAGGAGCAGGGGCCACTCCGGCCACTCCGGCCACTCCCGCCACTACTGCACCTGTGGTAGTGCCTCCCACTACACCCACTGTAGTAACCAGTCCGCCTGTAACTCCTACGGTGACTACTCCGACGGCAACTCCTGTGGCTACAACTCCGGCTGTGACACCTGTGGTTGATACACCGATCATCCAACCTGCTCCTGCCCCTACCCCAACGACAGCCCCAACGACTCCGACGACTTCAACGACAACTCCAATAACAACCCCAGCAGAAACTGGAGCAGGCGGGCAAACTCCAGCAAATACCACTCGGCCTGTACCGATCGTTCAACCTGTAACTCAGTGA
- a CDS encoding HhoA/HhoB/HtrA family serine endopeptidase, with protein MHFVTLSQALRQLAYPTIACLLTLFFAFKGLPSLPVWAGTMANSTPPVTVSAALSTLEAPSKGGSFVAAAVNIVGPAVVRIDTERTVTRRTSPDPILEDPFFRQFFGDDLFSQMPREQRLRGQGSGFIVDRGGVILTNAHVVDKADRVTVTLKDGRVFDGKVQGVDPVTDLAVVKIDGKDLPVAPLGDSDKVQVGDWAIAVGNPLGLDNTVTLGIVSTLKRSSAQVGIPDKRLDFIQTDAAINPGNSGGPLLNDRGEVIGINTAIRADAMGIGFAIPINKAKAIETRLARGERIAHPYLGVQMTTLTPELARQNNTDPNSPFMVPEVNGVVVVRVLPSTPAEKAGLRRGDVITEIDGQAVTNAEQLQRFVENSQIGQVLKVQVQRGNQSRQLSIKPAELENAA; from the coding sequence ATGCATTTTGTGACTCTCTCCCAGGCGCTGCGCCAACTTGCGTACCCGACGATCGCCTGCCTGTTAACCCTCTTTTTCGCGTTTAAGGGATTACCCAGTCTGCCTGTCTGGGCTGGCACAATGGCTAATTCCACTCCGCCTGTCACCGTCAGTGCGGCTCTATCCACACTGGAGGCTCCCAGCAAAGGTGGCAGTTTTGTGGCGGCGGCAGTCAATATTGTTGGTCCTGCCGTAGTCCGGATTGATACGGAACGGACGGTGACTCGCCGTACCAGTCCGGATCCAATCCTGGAAGACCCATTTTTTCGGCAGTTCTTTGGTGATGATCTGTTTTCTCAAATGCCACGGGAGCAGCGGTTGCGGGGCCAGGGTTCCGGCTTTATCGTAGACCGGGGAGGTGTCATCCTGACCAATGCTCATGTGGTGGATAAAGCCGATCGCGTGACCGTCACGCTCAAAGATGGTCGGGTGTTTGACGGAAAAGTGCAGGGAGTCGATCCCGTCACCGATCTGGCCGTCGTCAAAATTGATGGCAAAGATTTACCCGTTGCACCTCTGGGAGATTCCGACAAGGTGCAGGTAGGGGACTGGGCGATCGCGGTTGGAAATCCCCTCGGTCTGGACAATACAGTAACTCTGGGCATTGTCAGCACCCTCAAGCGATCCAGTGCTCAGGTCGGGATTCCCGATAAGCGCCTCGACTTTATTCAGACCGATGCCGCCATTAATCCAGGGAATTCTGGTGGCCCGTTGCTCAACGATCGCGGTGAAGTGATTGGGATTAACACCGCCATTCGTGCCGATGCGATGGGCATTGGGTTTGCGATTCCGATTAATAAAGCGAAGGCGATCGAAACTCGCTTGGCCCGTGGCGAACGGATTGCCCATCCCTACTTGGGCGTACAAATGACCACGCTGACACCAGAACTGGCCCGCCAAAACAATACCGATCCTAATTCGCCCTTTATGGTACCGGAAGTGAATGGCGTCGTTGTGGTACGAGTTTTGCCCAGTACCCCTGCTGAAAAAGCCGGACTGCGGCGAGGCGATGTGATCACTGAAATTGATGGGCAGGCCGTTACAAATGCCGAACAATTGCAGCGATTTGTGGAGAACAGCCAGATTGGTCAGGTTCTGAAAGTTCAGGTACAACGAGGCAATCAGTCGCGGCAGCTATCGATTAAACCTGCTGAACTGGAAAATGCAGCCTAG
- a CDS encoding metal-sensing transcriptional repressor, producing the protein MATSELRTSADEDSFEEDFSVLHNHGTHAHPHVHTEESMRRIVNRLSRIEGHIRGIKAMVQENRACPDVLVQLAAVRGALDRVSRIILDEHLTQCIARAAQEGNIEAEIEELKAALDRFLP; encoded by the coding sequence ATGGCCACTTCTGAACTACGAACTTCGGCAGATGAAGACTCCTTTGAGGAAGATTTTTCTGTTCTCCATAATCACGGCACCCATGCCCATCCTCACGTCCATACCGAGGAGTCGATGCGGCGGATTGTGAATCGGTTATCCCGGATTGAGGGCCACATTCGCGGGATTAAAGCGATGGTTCAGGAGAATCGCGCTTGCCCAGACGTATTAGTGCAACTGGCCGCTGTTCGAGGTGCCCTGGACCGGGTGTCTCGGATTATTCTGGATGAACATTTGACCCAATGTATTGCCCGTGCAGCCCAGGAAGGCAACATTGAGGCAGAGATTGAGGAACTGAAGGCGGCGCTCGATCGCTTTCTGCCCTAA
- a CDS encoding DUF1517 domain-containing protein yields the protein MSSWRDRFNQFSGRTRFVVCRLFIHLAGKEVAPLLGILNRAARQAIEQEGDLQAVGEGLVEICQGLLQYDIYWQSAANEGDVFWDEGEAGDFVEELFTDSAQRYRSGTELMGSGAEDPLSIPITQNLVVMITVAFAGEAPELETDLANINALKAGLKALINLHYQDRLRAIQIHFSPAQIGDELTSDQLMLNFPELIPL from the coding sequence ATGAGTTCTTGGCGCGATCGCTTCAATCAATTCAGTGGCAGAACCCGATTTGTGGTCTGCCGTCTATTTATCCATCTGGCCGGTAAGGAAGTGGCTCCTTTGCTGGGCATTCTTAACCGTGCAGCCCGACAGGCAATAGAGCAAGAAGGAGACTTGCAAGCCGTTGGTGAGGGGCTGGTCGAAATCTGCCAGGGCTTGTTGCAGTACGACATCTACTGGCAATCTGCAGCCAATGAAGGGGATGTGTTTTGGGATGAGGGGGAAGCAGGCGATTTTGTAGAAGAATTGTTCACCGACTCAGCCCAACGGTATCGCAGCGGGACTGAACTCATGGGAAGCGGTGCTGAGGATCCCTTGTCGATTCCCATCACCCAAAATCTGGTGGTCATGATCACGGTGGCCTTTGCAGGCGAAGCCCCCGAACTGGAAACCGATCTGGCCAACATCAATGCCCTGAAAGCCGGACTGAAAGCGCTAATCAATTTGCACTATCAGGATCGGTTACGGGCAATTCAAATTCACTTCTCACCCGCTCAGATAGGGGATGAACTCACCTCTGACCAACTAATGCTGAACTTTCCAGAACTCATTCCTCTGTAA
- a CDS encoding alpha-mannosidase, producing MNKPVVSPSEQISVTIARLRDLSQISIQPGWRYYDGDLPVSDALDPGNWQHWTAGTVNDRDHHPWVKGRKVRWFSQILQVPQNLNGFPLEGLCLRLALLWWAEEAQVYINGQLVQEGDLFDCAPRLLLSPTVRVGDEFAIALRFISPNHDDGALMKSVCHYEAPSPDHPPEPAFVADELAVLHSYLEKFQPDQLDTLAAALSQIDWPSPSSIKTFHRNVSTTPLPTPSLPHPLTLSLLHLRQTLLPLAEPIRQRQIKLLGHAHLDMAWLWTVEETWKAAERTFQSVLNLQKDFPELTFCHTTPALYEWMEQNRPDLFAQIQAQVKAGQWELVAGFWIEPELNLISGESIVRQVLYGQRYLREKFGSICPIAWVPDTFGFTWQLPQILNQGGVDYFVTQKLRWNDTTKFPHELFQWHAPDGTQILSLMSAPIGEGVDPVKMANCLWNFEQKTGLSTLLWLPGVGDHGGGPTRDMLEVARRWQQSPFFPQLEFGTAKEYLEGIQNSEFRIQNSHPTPHTPPIWNSDLYLEYHRGCYTTHADQKQANRRSEELLYQAELWASLATIAIQMPYPKSDIEVAWKKTLFNQFHDILPGSSIKPVFEEANQQWQQVQAIGTKILQQSLQAIAQHITLPAPPHAEAKPIVVFNSLNWVRSQVIDLEIQQSDQSTDWKVCDVDGQAIASQHFSLVNSQGRLTFLAEQIPAIGYRTYWLCPSKSSPVPTAALPSHHSLENDYLRITVSPDTGELLSVFDKLNQCEVLSGAGNQLQAFTDQGQYWDAWNIDPNYAQHPLPAPKLQQIEWIEQNDVRSRLRVIRILNRSTFTQDYILETGSPLLKIETTVDWQERHVLVKAAFPLNLEADFATYEIPCAAIQRTTRPQTAAEKAQWEVPALHWADLTDFDAAIANSAPTPNPQFLTPNPQSPIPYGISLLNDCKYGYDAQPNQLRLTLLRGSEWPDPEADRGQHHFTYALYPHRGDWKVAQTVRQGYELNLPLQVMLISEPEHTLEKPLPSSGSLLSLEAKNLVLMALKPAEDHADEWILRCSECHGESARLQVRSEVFNVRFKHPVDLLEHPIDAAIASEQTPTIAPWKIASFKVRLR from the coding sequence GTGAATAAGCCAGTTGTGTCCCCATCCGAACAGATTTCCGTCACGATCGCACGGCTCCGAGATCTCAGCCAGATCAGCATTCAACCCGGTTGGCGTTATTACGATGGAGATTTGCCCGTATCGGATGCCCTGGATCCAGGCAACTGGCAGCACTGGACTGCTGGAACGGTGAACGATCGCGATCATCATCCCTGGGTCAAAGGCCGTAAGGTGCGATGGTTCTCTCAAATTTTGCAAGTGCCGCAGAACTTAAACGGCTTTCCTCTGGAAGGGTTGTGCTTACGGTTAGCCTTACTCTGGTGGGCTGAAGAGGCCCAGGTTTATATTAACGGGCAGTTAGTCCAGGAAGGAGACTTATTTGATTGTGCGCCCCGGTTGCTGCTGAGTCCAACTGTGCGGGTTGGAGATGAGTTTGCGATCGCCCTGCGGTTCATCAGCCCCAACCACGATGACGGTGCCCTGATGAAATCCGTCTGTCACTACGAAGCCCCTTCCCCCGATCATCCCCCTGAACCCGCCTTTGTTGCTGATGAACTCGCCGTCCTGCACAGTTACCTGGAAAAATTCCAACCTGACCAATTAGACACCCTAGCCGCTGCTCTCTCCCAAATTGATTGGCCTTCCCCATCCTCTATCAAGACGTTCCATCGAAACGTCTCTACCACACCTCTCCCCACCCCCTCACTCCCTCACCCCCTCACCCTATCCCTCCTCCACCTCCGCCAAACCCTCCTCCCGCTCGCCGAACCCATCCGCCAGCGGCAAATCAAACTCCTGGGTCATGCTCACCTGGATATGGCCTGGTTATGGACGGTCGAAGAAACCTGGAAAGCCGCCGAACGAACCTTCCAATCTGTCCTCAATCTGCAAAAGGACTTTCCCGAACTCACCTTCTGCCATACCACTCCAGCCTTGTATGAATGGATGGAGCAAAACCGTCCCGACTTGTTTGCTCAAATCCAGGCTCAGGTCAAAGCGGGACAGTGGGAACTGGTCGCAGGCTTCTGGATTGAACCGGAATTGAATTTGATCAGTGGTGAATCGATCGTGCGGCAGGTGCTGTATGGGCAGCGCTATCTACGGGAAAAGTTTGGCTCTATCTGTCCCATTGCCTGGGTTCCCGATACCTTCGGCTTTACCTGGCAATTGCCGCAGATTTTAAACCAGGGGGGCGTGGATTACTTTGTCACGCAAAAACTGCGCTGGAACGACACCACTAAGTTTCCCCACGAACTGTTCCAGTGGCATGCTCCGGATGGCACCCAAATTCTCAGCCTGATGTCGGCTCCGATCGGGGAAGGCGTTGATCCGGTAAAAATGGCGAACTGCCTCTGGAACTTTGAACAGAAAACCGGATTGTCCACTCTCCTCTGGTTGCCCGGTGTTGGCGATCATGGGGGTGGCCCCACTCGTGACATGCTGGAAGTTGCCCGTCGCTGGCAACAGTCCCCCTTCTTCCCGCAACTGGAGTTTGGCACGGCAAAAGAATACCTAGAAGGGATTCAGAATTCAGAATTCAGAATTCAGAATTCTCACCCCACACCCCACACCCCACCAATCTGGAACTCCGACCTGTACCTGGAATACCATCGCGGCTGTTACACGACCCATGCTGATCAGAAACAGGCGAATCGTCGATCGGAAGAGTTGCTTTACCAGGCCGAACTGTGGGCTTCCCTGGCCACGATCGCCATCCAAATGCCTTACCCCAAATCCGATATTGAGGTTGCCTGGAAGAAAACCCTGTTTAACCAGTTTCATGACATTCTGCCCGGTTCTTCGATTAAGCCTGTGTTTGAGGAAGCCAATCAGCAGTGGCAACAGGTGCAGGCGATCGGGACAAAGATCTTGCAACAGTCCTTGCAGGCGATCGCCCAGCATATTACCCTGCCAGCCCCACCCCATGCAGAAGCCAAACCCATTGTGGTATTTAATTCCCTCAACTGGGTGCGATCGCAGGTGATCGATCTGGAAATCCAGCAGTCTGATCAATCTACAGACTGGAAAGTTTGTGACGTAGACGGACAAGCGATCGCTTCACAACACTTTTCCCTGGTGAACAGTCAGGGCAGGCTTACCTTTCTGGCAGAACAAATTCCCGCGATCGGCTACCGCACTTACTGGCTCTGTCCCTCGAAATCCAGCCCAGTCCCTACAGCAGCCTTACCCAGCCATCACAGTCTCGAAAATGACTACCTCCGGATTACAGTCAGTCCTGATACGGGAGAATTACTCAGCGTATTTGACAAACTCAACCAGTGCGAGGTTTTAAGCGGGGCAGGAAATCAACTCCAAGCGTTTACCGATCAGGGGCAATACTGGGATGCCTGGAATATTGATCCCAACTATGCTCAACATCCCCTACCCGCGCCGAAATTGCAACAGATTGAGTGGATAGAGCAAAACGACGTGCGATCGCGCCTGCGAGTGATTCGCATCCTCAATCGCTCCACCTTCACCCAGGACTATATCTTGGAAACAGGCTCTCCCCTGCTGAAAATCGAAACCACCGTAGATTGGCAAGAACGCCATGTCCTCGTGAAAGCGGCCTTTCCCCTCAACCTGGAAGCTGACTTCGCCACCTACGAAATTCCCTGTGCCGCCATTCAACGCACTACCCGGCCTCAAACCGCCGCCGAGAAAGCCCAATGGGAAGTCCCTGCCCTCCACTGGGCCGACCTCACCGATTTTGATGCCGCTATCGCCAACTCAGCCCCAACTCCCAATCCCCAATTCCTCACCCCTAATCCCCAATCCCCAATCCCCTACGGCATCTCCCTCCTCAACGACTGCAAATACGGCTACGATGCTCAGCCCAACCAACTCCGCCTGACATTACTCAGAGGAAGCGAATGGCCCGATCCAGAAGCCGATCGCGGCCAGCACCATTTCACTTATGCCCTCTATCCCCATCGAGGTGACTGGAAAGTAGCTCAGACGGTGCGGCAGGGATACGAGTTGAATCTGCCGCTGCAGGTAATGCTGATTTCCGAACCAGAACATACTTTGGAGAAACCCTTACCCTCATCCGGTTCCCTGCTGAGTTTAGAAGCGAAAAATTTAGTGCTGATGGCATTGAAGCCAGCAGAAGATCACGCCGATGAATGGATTTTGCGGTGCTCCGAATGTCACGGAGAATCAGCCCGACTGCAGGTTCGTAGTGAAGTATTCAATGTAAGGTTCAAGCATCCAGTTGACTTGTTGGAGCATCCGATTGATGCAGCGATCGCATCGGAACAGACTCCAACGATCGCTCCCTGGAAAATTGCCAGCTTTAAAGTTCGTCTGAGATGA
- a CDS encoding RecQ family ATP-dependent DNA helicase, whose amino-acid sequence MTASPIPRKSNLSIAAELQRIFGYSEFRPPQKEIIQCLLNRQDALVVMPTGGGKSICFQLPALVRSGLTLVVSPLVALMENQVQELRDRNLPAALLHSELPKSQKQKVLWALEQQRLRLLYVSPETLFSSAIWERLCMPNLAINALVLDEAHCLVQWGETFRPAYYRLGTVRPELLKYKPAGSQIAIAAFTATADPEAQQTIQRILQLDNPHCFRQTPYRPNLQLKVQQVWSARQRRQQLLQFIHQQSGQAGLVYVRTRKDSEMLAEWLTQQGFQTAPYHAGLIPVERRQIEQQWLNGSLQFVVCTNAFGLGINKPNTRWVIHFHAPTLLAEYVQEIGRAGRDGLPAIALTLISEPTGWLDPEDKQRRQYFTGQTQKQYRLAQELIHKLPPQGEVRQVSRQFPNGAIALSLLHSVGALDWLDPFHYQIKPQAKLHQVGRSQLHATQQMTTYLNTRTCRWQFLLQAFGFQDQEFRCGHCDRCDR is encoded by the coding sequence ATGACGGCATCACCAATTCCCAGAAAGTCCAATCTGTCGATCGCGGCAGAACTGCAACGAATCTTTGGCTATTCAGAATTTCGTCCACCCCAGAAGGAAATTATCCAGTGTTTGCTGAATCGGCAGGATGCGCTGGTGGTGATGCCGACAGGAGGTGGAAAATCCATTTGTTTTCAGCTTCCGGCACTGGTGCGATCGGGCTTAACCCTGGTCGTTTCTCCCCTGGTGGCGTTAATGGAAAATCAGGTGCAGGAGTTGCGCGATCGCAACCTTCCCGCCGCCTTACTGCATAGCGAATTGCCCAAATCCCAGAAGCAAAAAGTTCTGTGGGCACTGGAGCAGCAACGGTTGCGCCTGCTTTACGTTTCTCCGGAGACCCTATTCAGTTCGGCAATCTGGGAGCGGCTATGTATGCCCAATCTCGCCATCAATGCTCTCGTTTTGGATGAGGCACACTGTCTGGTGCAATGGGGCGAAACCTTTCGGCCTGCTTACTATCGACTGGGAACAGTGCGACCGGAGTTGTTGAAGTATAAGCCTGCGGGGAGTCAGATTGCGATCGCCGCTTTTACCGCCACAGCCGATCCGGAGGCCCAACAAACCATTCAACGGATTCTGCAACTGGACAATCCGCACTGCTTCCGTCAGACTCCCTACCGCCCCAATCTCCAGTTGAAAGTACAACAGGTCTGGAGTGCCCGTCAGCGCCGACAGCAATTACTCCAGTTCATTCACCAGCAAAGTGGACAGGCCGGACTGGTTTATGTCCGCACCCGCAAAGACAGTGAAATGTTGGCCGAATGGCTGACTCAGCAAGGCTTTCAAACCGCTCCTTACCATGCGGGTCTGATTCCGGTCGAACGGCGACAGATCGAGCAACAGTGGCTGAATGGTTCTCTACAATTTGTCGTCTGCACCAATGCCTTTGGCCTCGGCATCAATAAGCCGAACACTCGCTGGGTGATCCATTTCCATGCCCCAACCTTGCTGGCAGAATATGTGCAGGAAATTGGCCGAGCCGGACGGGATGGCCTCCCCGCGATCGCGCTCACCCTGATCAGTGAACCCACAGGCTGGCTCGACCCGGAGGACAAACAGCGACGGCAGTATTTCACTGGCCAGACCCAGAAGCAATATCGCCTCGCCCAGGAGTTAATCCACAAATTGCCTCCACAGGGAGAAGTCCGTCAGGTGAGCCGTCAGTTTCCCAACGGCGCGATCGCCCTTTCCCTACTCCACAGCGTCGGCGCACTGGACTGGCTCGATCCCTTTCACTACCAGATCAAACCCCAAGCCAAGCTGCATCAGGTGGGACGATCGCAACTTCACGCCACCCAACAGATGACCACCTACCTGAATACTCGCACCTGTCGCTGGCAATTTCTGTTACAAGCTTTTGGGTTTCAGGATCAAGAGTTTCGGTGTGGGCATTGCGATCGGTGCGATCGGTAA